The Pirellulimonas nuda genome includes a region encoding these proteins:
- a CDS encoding HEAT repeat domain-containing protein — MTLEMLTDRLMNGSPEERAAAAESLARMGESAAPAAETLALCASDADAGAWCVAALEKLGPPRDEALGPLTDRLSSADADCAYWCATLLGRAGERASASVSKLVETAQSRAPLAVRERACWALGRIGAASSRPALEQLSHSEQPRLARLAGEALAGF, encoded by the coding sequence ATGACCCTCGAGATGCTGACCGACCGGTTGATGAACGGATCGCCGGAAGAACGGGCCGCCGCGGCCGAGTCGCTGGCGAGGATGGGCGAATCCGCGGCCCCCGCGGCCGAGACCCTGGCCCTGTGCGCCTCCGACGCAGACGCCGGCGCCTGGTGCGTTGCGGCGTTAGAGAAGCTGGGTCCGCCGCGTGACGAAGCACTCGGCCCGCTGACCGACCGCCTCAGCTCGGCCGACGCCGACTGCGCCTACTGGTGTGCGACGCTGCTGGGCCGCGCCGGCGAACGGGCCTCGGCCTCGGTCAGCAAGCTCGTTGAAACCGCCCAAAGCCGGGCGCCGCTGGCGGTCCGCGAGCGCGCCTGCTGGGCGCTAGGGCGGATCGGCGCGGCGTCGTCACGCCCCGCGCTCGAGCAACTCTCCCACTCCGAGCAGCCCCGACTGGCGCGTCTGGCGGGCGAAGCGCTCGCAGGGTTCTAG
- a CDS encoding ABC transporter ATP-binding protein, whose amino-acid sequence MGLSVQDVSRQYPTPGEPLVVLRGATLAMEPGDSLAIVGPSGSGKSTLLSILGALDPPTAGRVELDGVDPFTLDEPGLARFRNERVGFVFQDHYLLPQCTVLENVLVPKLAAGGSSDADRQQAEALLNRVGLGDRLTHRPAELSGGERQRAALARALVNRPALLLADEPTGNLDRQSAENVGELLLEMSRQQETMLVVVTHSQELAAVMARRMRLDDGRLSPID is encoded by the coding sequence ATGGGCCTCTCAGTTCAGGACGTCTCTCGACAGTACCCCACGCCCGGCGAGCCGCTTGTGGTGCTGCGCGGCGCCACGCTGGCGATGGAGCCGGGTGACAGCTTGGCGATTGTCGGTCCTAGCGGCTCGGGCAAGAGCACGCTGCTATCGATCCTGGGGGCGCTCGACCCGCCGACCGCCGGTCGGGTTGAACTCGATGGCGTCGACCCGTTCACGCTGGACGAGCCCGGCCTTGCCCGGTTCCGCAACGAGCGGGTCGGGTTTGTCTTCCAGGACCACTACCTGCTCCCGCAGTGCACGGTGCTGGAAAACGTGCTCGTACCCAAGCTGGCGGCGGGTGGCTCGAGCGACGCAGACCGCCAGCAGGCCGAGGCGCTGTTGAACCGTGTAGGGTTGGGCGATCGCTTGACCCACCGCCCGGCGGAGCTTTCCGGGGGCGAACGCCAACGCGCCGCCCTGGCCCGGGCGCTGGTGAACCGCCCTGCCCTGCTGCTGGCGGACGAGCCGACCGGCAACCTCGACCGCCAGAGCGCGGAGAATGTGGGCGAACTGCTCTTGGAGATGTCTCGCCAGCAAGAGACGATGCTGGTGGTCGTCACCCACAGCCAGGAGCTGGCGGCCGTAATGGCACGCCGGATGCGGCTCGACGACGGCCGGTTGTCGCCGATCGACTGA